One stretch of Halobacillus litoralis DNA includes these proteins:
- a CDS encoding galactokinase — MEDLLSVFYEKFNGEPTAQMFFAPGRVNLIGEHTDYNGGHVFPCALSVGTYVAARKRDDQKLRFYSMNFPDKGIVESHLEGLVYEEEHDWANYPKGVLDVFRKAGYDVDTGLDLAFYGNIPNGAGLSSSASIELVTGVVLEELFDLSMDRVKMIQLAQQAENEFVGVNCGIMDQFAIGLGKRDHALLLNCDTLDYQYTPLQLNNHALIIANTNKRRGLADSKYNERRQECEQALKQLKQVLSINSLGDLSVEEFETHQSVIKDATVLKRAKHAVYENERTIEAVHQLNAGDIEGFGKLMNASHISLRDDYEVTGKELDALVEAAWNEGAVGSRMTGAGFGGCTISIVKRTHVDGFIEAVGRRYKEQTGLEADFYVVEIGDGAKRLEEEKI, encoded by the coding sequence ATGGAAGATTTACTTTCCGTTTTTTATGAGAAATTCAACGGAGAACCGACAGCCCAGATGTTCTTTGCACCAGGTCGTGTGAATTTGATCGGGGAGCACACCGACTACAACGGAGGCCATGTGTTTCCTTGTGCACTGAGTGTAGGAACGTACGTCGCTGCAAGAAAAAGAGACGATCAAAAGCTCCGTTTTTACTCTATGAATTTTCCAGACAAAGGAATTGTCGAATCTCATCTAGAAGGATTGGTATATGAGGAAGAGCATGACTGGGCCAATTACCCTAAAGGCGTCCTTGATGTTTTTCGAAAAGCAGGCTACGACGTGGATACAGGACTTGATCTTGCTTTTTACGGCAACATCCCGAATGGTGCCGGCCTCTCGTCTTCCGCATCCATTGAACTAGTCACAGGTGTCGTACTGGAAGAGCTGTTTGATTTATCGATGGACCGCGTCAAAATGATCCAGCTTGCTCAACAAGCAGAAAACGAATTCGTCGGCGTCAACTGCGGCATTATGGATCAGTTTGCTATCGGGTTGGGGAAAAGGGATCACGCCCTGCTTTTGAACTGCGACACCTTGGACTATCAGTACACGCCTCTCCAACTCAATAACCATGCTTTAATTATCGCGAATACGAATAAGCGTCGTGGTCTTGCGGATTCCAAATATAACGAGCGGAGACAGGAATGCGAACAGGCGCTGAAGCAGCTGAAACAAGTCCTATCGATTAATAGTTTAGGAGATTTGAGTGTCGAAGAGTTTGAAACACATCAATCAGTGATTAAAGATGCGACCGTCTTAAAGCGCGCGAAACATGCAGTCTATGAAAACGAGCGCACCATTGAAGCCGTCCATCAGTTGAATGCCGGCGATATTGAAGGGTTCGGGAAGCTGATGAACGCCTCGCACATATCACTGAGAGATGATTATGAGGTCACAGGAAAAGAGTTGGATGCCCTCGTCGAAGCGGCCTGGAACGAAGGGGCTGTCGGATCACGCATGACAGGTGCCGGGTTCGGTGGATGTACAATAAGCATCGTCAAACGAACGCACGTGGACGGGTTCATCGAAGCTGTCGGACGACGGTATAAAGAACAAACAGGCTTAGAGGCCGATTTTTATGTTGTTGAAATCGGAGATGGAGCGAAACGTTTGGAGGAGGAGAAAATATGA
- the galE gene encoding UDP-glucose 4-epimerase GalE codes for MTVLVCGGAGYIGSHAVAQLLDQGENVIIVDNLQTGHHPAVLNGAKLYDGDLRDETFLNSVFKENPIDSVLHFAADSLVGESVEKPLQYYDNNVGGAISLLKAMAAHDVKRIVFSSTAAVYGEPEQVPIQEKDPTNPTNPYGETKLAIEKMLKWAEEAHGIQYTVLRYFNVAGADVKGRIGEDHRPETHLIPIVLQVALGKREKIMIFGDDYPTADGTCIRDYIHVADLVAAHLQAIDRLKKGGASATYNLGNGQGFSVKEIIEAVREVTGHPVPAEVAPKRPGDPAQLVASSEKARKELGWEPYYQEVEKMIESAWKWFQEHPHGYED; via the coding sequence ATGACCGTACTTGTGTGTGGAGGAGCAGGGTACATTGGAAGTCACGCCGTAGCTCAGCTCCTGGACCAGGGCGAAAATGTCATCATCGTGGATAACCTCCAGACGGGGCATCATCCCGCGGTATTGAATGGAGCGAAACTCTACGATGGAGACTTGCGTGATGAGACGTTCTTGAACTCTGTATTTAAAGAAAATCCCATCGACTCCGTGCTCCATTTTGCTGCCGATTCTCTGGTCGGAGAAAGTGTGGAGAAACCTCTACAATATTACGATAACAATGTCGGGGGAGCGATCTCCCTTTTGAAAGCGATGGCTGCCCATGATGTGAAGCGGATCGTCTTTTCTTCCACGGCCGCCGTTTATGGAGAACCGGAACAGGTTCCAATTCAGGAAAAAGATCCAACAAACCCGACGAATCCTTACGGAGAGACGAAGCTTGCGATTGAAAAAATGTTGAAGTGGGCCGAAGAGGCCCACGGGATCCAGTACACAGTCCTTCGTTATTTCAATGTGGCGGGAGCGGATGTGAAAGGGCGGATTGGGGAAGATCACCGTCCGGAAACGCACCTCATTCCAATCGTTTTACAAGTAGCCCTTGGTAAAAGGGAGAAGATCATGATTTTCGGTGACGATTATCCGACTGCGGATGGCACTTGTATCCGGGATTACATTCACGTCGCAGATTTGGTAGCTGCTCATCTGCAGGCGATTGACCGCTTGAAAAAAGGAGGCGCAAGCGCGACCTACAACCTCGGTAACGGGCAGGGTTTCAGTGTGAAAGAAATCATCGAAGCGGTCCGTGAAGTGACTGGGCACCCGGTCCCGGCAGAAGTTGCACCGAAACGTCCCGGCGACCCGGCGCAGCTCGTCGCCTCCTCTGAAAAGGCGAGGAAAGAGCTCGGATGGGAGCCATACTATCAAGAGGTCGAAAAGATGATAGAATCCGCATGGAAGTGGTTTCAAGAACATCCACATGGGTACGAAGATTAA
- the galT gene encoding UDP-glucose--hexose-1-phosphate uridylyltransferase: protein MTIYQDIEHLIHYGLHKRMISVWDVDYIRNRLFHLFELEGASVEVSPEEDYSTPVAILNRMLSYAVEKKIIEEDTVTDRDLFDAKIMDILVPRPSEVNRDFYFKFEKEGPVAATDYFYQLSKDSHYIRTDRIAKNKHWYSPTEYGDLEITINLSKPEKDPKAIAAAKEKKQASYPECLLCKENVGYAGRLDHPARDNHRIIPVDLEGEHWFLQYSPYVYYNEHAIVLSREHRPMNISKEGFDRLLDFTDQLPHYFVGSNADLPIVGGSILSHDHFQGGHHEFPMAKAPVEETFDIPRFKDVEAGIVRWPLSVIRLRGGDRHRVSELGDIILQSWRSYSDEKVEVFAETEGEPHNTVTPIARYRDRQYELDLVLRNNRTNEDHPMGIFHPHEEVHHIKKENIGLIEVMGLAVLPGRLVDEMEQLSRYIKEEKLDAAANDEAVAKHVPWAKQIHWNTTSEQAVWEQMQEEIGKRFSEVLEHAGVFKRTEKGKEAFQRFMKQLG, encoded by the coding sequence ATGACGATTTATCAAGACATAGAACATCTCATTCACTATGGGCTGCACAAACGTATGATTTCGGTATGGGATGTCGATTACATCCGCAACCGATTATTTCATTTGTTCGAACTTGAAGGCGCTTCCGTGGAAGTATCACCTGAAGAAGACTACTCCACTCCTGTCGCCATCCTGAACCGCATGCTTTCCTATGCGGTCGAAAAAAAGATCATCGAAGAAGACACCGTCACTGACCGGGACCTTTTTGATGCAAAAATCATGGATATCCTCGTCCCGCGCCCGTCGGAGGTGAACAGGGACTTCTACTTCAAATTTGAAAAAGAAGGACCGGTAGCGGCAACGGACTATTTTTATCAACTATCCAAGGACTCCCATTACATCCGCACAGACCGCATCGCTAAAAACAAGCACTGGTACAGCCCGACGGAATATGGAGATTTAGAAATCACCATCAATCTATCAAAACCAGAAAAAGACCCTAAAGCCATCGCAGCGGCGAAAGAGAAAAAACAAGCGTCTTATCCGGAGTGTCTGCTTTGTAAAGAGAACGTCGGGTACGCCGGCAGGCTCGACCACCCGGCAAGAGACAACCACCGCATCATTCCGGTCGATCTCGAAGGCGAGCACTGGTTCCTGCAGTATTCCCCGTATGTTTACTACAACGAGCATGCGATCGTTTTATCAAGGGAACACCGTCCGATGAACATTTCGAAGGAAGGATTTGATCGTCTCCTCGATTTCACAGATCAGCTGCCTCACTATTTTGTCGGATCGAATGCCGACTTACCCATCGTTGGCGGCTCCATCTTGAGTCATGATCATTTTCAGGGCGGCCACCATGAATTCCCGATGGCGAAAGCACCCGTGGAAGAAACGTTCGATATTCCAAGATTCAAAGATGTCGAGGCAGGAATTGTCCGCTGGCCGTTGTCCGTCATTCGTTTGAGAGGCGGCGACCGTCACCGGGTATCTGAACTCGGAGATATCATTTTACAGTCTTGGCGCAGCTATTCCGATGAAAAAGTGGAAGTTTTCGCAGAAACAGAGGGCGAACCTCATAATACGGTGACCCCGATTGCCCGTTACAGAGATAGACAGTATGAGCTCGACCTCGTCCTCAGAAACAACCGGACGAACGAAGACCATCCGATGGGAATTTTCCATCCACATGAAGAAGTCCATCATATAAAAAAAGAAAATATCGGTTTGATCGAAGTCATGGGTCTTGCCGTGCTACCAGGACGATTGGTCGATGAAATGGAGCAGTTGAGCCGTTACATCAAAGAAGAAAAATTAGACGCTGCGGCGAATGATGAGGCTGTCGCCAAACACGTGCCGTGGGCGAAGCAGATCCATTGGAACACAACATCAGAACAAGCCGTCTGGGAACAGATGCAAGAAGAAATCGGCAAACGATTTTCCGAAGTTTTGGAACATGCAGGGGTGTTCAAACGTACAGAAAAAGGGAAGGAAGCATTCCAGCGTTTCATGAAACAATTAGGTTAA
- a CDS encoding aldose epimerase family protein, translated as MVDVCTYQKTKFKSLDAVVLENESVRAVILPGYGGKMVSFFDKEADIEWLYQTDRPKLEIPPYGADFSKYDSSGFDEMFHGIDKGPHPTDWKEIPDHGEVWTLPWEYKAAYDGVSLEVHSPEFPYALKKKICLHGDGVTIKYEAINKSDEPFPFIWTPHALLNLNEHTAIEVPEELNQVMNVEKGSKHLGDWGTTHAYPETKSAKTGNTLDLSQLEPMEEGTAEKFYFTEPLSKGWCSLVQPDLNRKLTYRFPENKVPYLGVWKTRGGYRGEHNIALEPCTGVYDDVYLAEKIGKVSYIPAHGSYTWTLNIETGGL; from the coding sequence ATGGTCGATGTTTGTACGTACCAGAAGACGAAATTCAAGAGTCTGGATGCCGTGGTATTGGAAAATGAAAGTGTAAGAGCGGTAATTCTGCCGGGATATGGAGGGAAAATGGTCAGCTTTTTTGATAAAGAAGCAGATATTGAATGGCTGTATCAGACCGATCGTCCCAAACTAGAAATCCCACCGTACGGAGCGGATTTTTCCAAATACGATTCCAGTGGTTTTGACGAAATGTTTCATGGGATCGACAAGGGCCCTCACCCGACAGACTGGAAGGAGATTCCCGATCACGGAGAAGTATGGACGCTGCCGTGGGAATATAAAGCGGCCTATGATGGGGTTTCGCTCGAGGTTCACAGTCCTGAATTTCCTTACGCATTGAAAAAGAAAATCTGCCTGCACGGCGATGGTGTGACGATTAAATATGAAGCGATCAACAAAAGTGATGAGCCGTTTCCATTCATTTGGACGCCACATGCCCTGCTCAATCTTAATGAACACACAGCGATCGAAGTACCTGAAGAATTGAATCAAGTAATGAATGTGGAAAAAGGATCCAAGCACCTCGGTGACTGGGGAACGACACACGCTTATCCGGAAACGAAGTCTGCGAAAACAGGAAACACGCTGGACCTGAGTCAGCTCGAGCCGATGGAAGAAGGAACGGCAGAGAAATTTTATTTCACAGAACCGCTTTCCAAAGGATGGTGCTCGCTCGTCCAACCGGACTTGAACAGGAAATTGACGTATCGTTTTCCTGAAAACAAAGTACCGTATCTTGGAGTTTGGAAAACTCGCGGAGGCTACCGGGGAGAGCATAACATCGCATTGGAACCTTGCACAGGCGTATATGATGATGTGTATCTTGCTGAAAAAATCGGCAAAGTTTCCTATATCCCAGCACACGGCTCGTACACGTGGACATTGAATATCGAGACTGGAGGCTTATAA
- a CDS encoding beta-galactosidase: MTYLGVDYYPEHWPEEMIEEDIQGIKDMGANIVRIGEFAWHLMEKEEGAFDFSYFDRVIEKVKQQGLSVMFGTPTATFPAWLAQKHPSILSEDENGNTRVFGGRRQYCFNSDKYRQYAAGITEKLVQHYKDEEAIISWQIDNEFGHEGSDMCFCHQCHSAFHQYLENKYDSVEQLNDEWGTIFWGQTYNDFSEIPIPKPTVTTHNPTLKLEWARFRSASVNGFTHEMTAIVKEHKGSHQTVTTNVSGGFFDKWFDHEENVKPMDFVSYDNYPVWGGLEKPIPPEAIAMTHDFNRGLLDQNYWIVEELMGAQGHDVIGYLPRPNQAKMWSYQAFAHGCSNMLYFRWRGMTKGAEQFCYGVVDHDNVYGRKYKEVQSLFSEIKEHEELLNAEIKSDVAVLYDYDNIWSWRSQIQSKDFDFNEELLRLYRPFYRKNTNIDVIPASRDLSTYKVVLVPVMQLMDDALANRLRSFAEQGGTVIFSYRAGLKGKDNNIRLGEVLPGSVRDLIGARVEEIESLTAAHQLDLQGEGAFADVPASISVWRDLLVPEQAQTLYSYQDQFYKEYAAVTKNTFGKGNVYYVGGGLSEEALEKIAQDVTRDCGIETIESERDVEVYRRKVGGSSYLFLMNHSASEKSFGQEKLGPYESRILKE; this comes from the coding sequence ATGACGTATTTAGGTGTCGATTACTATCCGGAACACTGGCCGGAAGAAATGATAGAGGAAGACATTCAAGGCATCAAAGATATGGGGGCAAACATCGTCCGCATCGGAGAGTTTGCGTGGCATCTCATGGAGAAAGAGGAAGGAGCGTTCGACTTTTCCTACTTTGACCGTGTGATTGAAAAAGTGAAACAGCAGGGACTGAGTGTCATGTTCGGAACTCCGACTGCGACATTCCCAGCCTGGCTCGCCCAGAAACACCCATCCATTTTGTCCGAAGATGAAAACGGTAACACGAGGGTGTTCGGCGGCCGCCGCCAATACTGCTTCAACTCGGACAAGTACCGTCAGTACGCAGCAGGGATCACGGAAAAACTCGTCCAGCACTATAAAGACGAAGAAGCCATCATCTCCTGGCAGATTGACAACGAATTCGGCCATGAAGGAAGTGACATGTGTTTCTGTCACCAGTGTCATTCCGCGTTTCATCAGTATTTGGAAAACAAATACGACAGTGTCGAGCAGTTAAATGACGAGTGGGGAACAATTTTCTGGGGGCAGACGTACAATGATTTTTCTGAGATCCCGATCCCGAAGCCGACGGTAACGACTCACAATCCGACATTGAAACTGGAGTGGGCGCGCTTCCGTTCCGCTTCCGTCAACGGGTTCACCCACGAAATGACGGCGATTGTAAAAGAGCACAAAGGGAGCCATCAGACGGTTACGACAAACGTGTCCGGCGGATTTTTCGATAAATGGTTCGACCATGAAGAAAATGTGAAGCCGATGGATTTCGTTTCCTATGATAACTATCCGGTGTGGGGCGGACTCGAAAAGCCGATTCCACCAGAGGCGATCGCCATGACGCATGATTTCAACCGTGGTTTGCTTGATCAAAACTATTGGATTGTAGAAGAACTGATGGGAGCCCAGGGCCATGACGTCATCGGCTACCTGCCACGGCCGAATCAGGCGAAAATGTGGTCCTATCAAGCGTTCGCACACGGCTGTTCCAACATGCTTTATTTCCGCTGGCGCGGCATGACGAAAGGCGCCGAACAGTTCTGTTACGGTGTCGTCGATCATGACAACGTATATGGACGTAAATATAAAGAGGTTCAATCTTTGTTCAGCGAGATTAAAGAACATGAAGAGCTGTTGAATGCGGAAATCAAGTCTGATGTTGCGGTTCTCTATGACTATGACAACATCTGGTCCTGGCGTTCACAAATCCAGAGCAAAGACTTCGACTTCAACGAAGAATTGCTGCGTTTGTACCGCCCGTTTTACCGTAAGAACACGAACATTGACGTCATTCCGGCAAGCCGTGACCTCAGTACATACAAAGTCGTACTGGTCCCTGTTATGCAGCTGATGGACGATGCGCTCGCGAACCGTCTCCGTAGCTTTGCAGAACAAGGCGGAACGGTCATCTTTTCCTACCGTGCCGGATTGAAAGGCAAGGACAACAACATCCGACTCGGGGAAGTCCTTCCGGGTTCTGTCCGGGATCTAATTGGTGCGCGTGTAGAGGAAATCGAATCTTTAACAGCCGCTCATCAGCTTGATCTGCAAGGAGAAGGAGCGTTTGCTGATGTTCCGGCATCGATTTCCGTATGGCGCGACCTCCTCGTTCCTGAGCAAGCACAGACACTTTATTCTTATCAAGATCAATTTTACAAAGAATATGCAGCCGTGACGAAGAACACGTTTGGAAAAGGAAACGTCTATTACGTCGGCGGAGGTTTGAGTGAAGAGGCTCTGGAGAAAATCGCTCAGGATGTGACCCGTGACTGCGGTATCGAAACGATCGAATCTGAGCGCGATGTAGAAGTCTATCGTCGTAAAGTCGGAGGATCTTCTTATTTGTTCCTGATGAATCATAGTGCCTCGGAAAAATCGTTCGGTCAGGAGAAACTCGGACCATATGAAAGCAGAATCTTGAAGGAATAA
- a CDS encoding LVIVD repeat-containing protein: MLKKVNTKEFKGDLAVVSVQQLSRSNPDSKGGFLLYDVSNPESPEKLGFWEMDKRVPGTHELYLTVKEGKPFVLAANPYADYYTHGEEKDFALVDVSNPSDPKTIYEFDPRTLPEVDENFNGYHWNSPDGKTRPVFNHSTMTDNNGDTALLSFWDLGTIILDISDPYNVKFEGRTDYAPDVQGSAHSAALAKGGNVLIETREVYNPTREGYEESYGYTRIFDIKDKQNPKLLSTFKTELVDDVEDGVTFANTVHDPKVQGNTLYLSHYAGGIRAVDITDPSNPEQVGVYNPAGGYFWGTFVDRNYVLGSDMNQGLKVLQKNNSNE, encoded by the coding sequence TTGTTAAAAAAAGTGAATACGAAAGAATTCAAAGGCGATCTTGCAGTCGTAAGTGTCCAACAGCTGAGCCGCAGCAATCCTGATTCTAAGGGCGGTTTTCTTTTGTATGATGTATCCAATCCTGAATCACCTGAAAAACTCGGCTTCTGGGAAATGGACAAGCGCGTTCCGGGTACCCATGAACTTTACCTTACGGTGAAAGAAGGAAAGCCTTTCGTATTAGCGGCTAATCCATATGCAGATTACTACACGCACGGAGAAGAGAAGGACTTCGCTTTAGTGGATGTCAGCAATCCTTCCGATCCAAAAACGATTTACGAATTCGATCCGCGTACTCTTCCAGAAGTAGACGAGAACTTCAATGGTTACCATTGGAATTCACCTGATGGAAAAACGCGTCCTGTTTTCAACCATAGTACGATGACGGATAACAACGGTGATACCGCCCTTCTTTCCTTCTGGGATCTCGGTACAATCATTCTCGATATCTCTGATCCTTACAATGTGAAGTTTGAAGGCCGGACAGACTATGCTCCGGATGTACAGGGTTCTGCACACTCCGCTGCCCTTGCCAAAGGCGGCAATGTGCTGATTGAAACACGTGAAGTGTACAACCCTACGAGAGAAGGTTATGAAGAATCTTACGGATACACAAGAATTTTTGATATTAAAGACAAGCAGAATCCGAAGCTGTTGAGCACGTTCAAGACAGAGCTCGTGGATGACGTGGAAGATGGCGTTACCTTCGCCAATACGGTTCATGATCCAAAAGTACAAGGCAATACTTTGTATCTTTCCCACTATGCGGGAGGTATTCGTGCGGTGGATATCACCGACCCTAGCAACCCGGAGCAGGTGGGGGTTTATAATCCTGCAGGCGGTTATTTCTGGGGAACGTTCGTTGATCGCAACTACGTGCTAGGCTCAGACATGAATCAAGGCTTAAAAGTCTTGCAGAAGAATAATAGTAATGAATAA
- a CDS encoding DsbA family oxidoreductase, which translates to MKIEIWSDFVCPFCYIGKRRLEEALEHFPGKQVDVVYKSFELDPNAERNTGRNMHEKLAAKYGRSLEEACEMTQNMTEQAKMVGLDFRFDSVVPTNTFDAHRVSQLANEKGLGKAFAERFFKAVLTDGKDVGDHETITALAVEVGLDRDAVVSVLEGSDYTEAVRREEAEAQQIGVQGVPFFVINRKYAVSGAQPTEVFVQGLEKAFAEEEQTPAFEDLSSESGAACTEDGCEVPGQENK; encoded by the coding sequence ATGAAAATAGAAATTTGGTCAGATTTCGTCTGTCCTTTTTGTTATATCGGAAAACGCAGACTAGAAGAAGCGCTGGAACATTTTCCTGGAAAACAGGTGGACGTTGTCTATAAAAGCTTCGAGCTCGACCCGAATGCAGAGCGCAACACAGGAAGAAACATGCATGAGAAACTTGCCGCCAAATACGGCCGGTCTCTGGAAGAGGCGTGCGAGATGACGCAGAACATGACCGAGCAGGCGAAGATGGTCGGTCTCGATTTCCGCTTTGATTCGGTCGTGCCTACGAATACGTTTGATGCCCATCGCGTATCTCAATTGGCCAATGAAAAAGGGTTAGGCAAAGCTTTTGCTGAACGCTTTTTCAAGGCAGTTCTGACGGATGGCAAAGATGTCGGGGATCATGAAACGATTACAGCGCTAGCCGTTGAAGTGGGACTAGATCGCGATGCAGTGGTTTCTGTTCTTGAAGGATCGGATTATACGGAAGCGGTTCGCCGTGAAGAAGCAGAAGCACAGCAAATCGGTGTGCAGGGCGTGCCATTTTTCGTCATCAACCGGAAATATGCCGTCTCCGGCGCCCAGCCGACGGAAGTTTTCGTACAGGGGCTTGAAAAAGCTTTTGCTGAAGAAGAACAGACGCCTGCTTTTGAAGATTTATCTAGTGAGAGCGGAGCGGCTTGTACGGAAGATGGCTGTGAAGTTCCAGGACAAGAAAATAAATAG
- a CDS encoding cbb3-type cytochrome c oxidase subunit I — translation MGITLIKISSVYFAIGVAIGYYMSSAHDYALTPVHVHINLLGWTALTLAGILYHLFPSLAKSLSGKIHFWLHNIGLPLMMIGLFFVVLIENEALLPLLATGATVTSLGIFSFVFNVLKNLKAS, via the coding sequence ATGGGGATTACGTTGATTAAAATTTCATCTGTTTATTTTGCCATTGGAGTTGCGATCGGTTACTACATGTCGAGTGCACATGACTATGCGCTCACACCGGTTCACGTCCACATCAATTTGCTTGGATGGACCGCACTCACGCTTGCGGGTATTTTATATCATCTTTTTCCATCACTTGCGAAATCGTTATCAGGTAAAATTCACTTCTGGCTCCACAACATCGGTCTTCCGTTAATGATGATCGGCTTATTTTTCGTCGTTCTTATTGAAAATGAAGCGTTGCTTCCCCTTCTAGCCACAGGCGCAACGGTGACATCCCTCGGTATTTTCTCTTTTGTTTTCAACGTGTTGAAAAACTTGAAAGCTTCCTGA
- a CDS encoding peptidoglycan-binding protein, which yields MMTLETLKQRSLNKMGNVQKIVKEKVWEMIEQAYSDGILVQISSGHRTYEEQAHLYGQGRPDYYWQGKRYGHSGNIVTYAKPGKSNHHSGRAVDFFLVSSDGKKALWTVDQDWRHVADIAKSLGFQWGGDWSSFNDYAHLEWPEKSNDVRDLQTKLQKLGYEPGPMDGIYGPRTKKAVVAFQHQEGLEVDGSAGPITTNRLNARTYPGYPIHFGAEGSVVKRIQRAVGTTDDGHFGPLTEAAVCDFQQQHRLEIDGVVGPITWRKIFGNQHPS from the coding sequence ATGATGACTTTGGAAACGTTGAAACAACGCAGCTTGAACAAAATGGGGAACGTCCAAAAGATTGTGAAAGAAAAGGTGTGGGAAATGATCGAGCAAGCATATTCCGATGGGATATTGGTGCAAATCTCCTCCGGGCATCGCACGTATGAGGAGCAGGCCCACTTGTATGGACAAGGCCGCCCGGACTATTATTGGCAAGGAAAAAGATACGGACACAGCGGGAACATCGTCACTTATGCCAAACCTGGGAAAAGCAATCATCACAGCGGCCGGGCCGTGGATTTTTTTCTGGTCAGTTCAGATGGGAAAAAAGCGCTATGGACGGTAGATCAGGATTGGCGTCACGTCGCGGATATCGCTAAGTCTCTCGGTTTTCAGTGGGGAGGAGACTGGTCCAGCTTCAATGATTATGCCCATCTCGAATGGCCGGAAAAGTCCAATGATGTCCGTGACCTTCAAACAAAGCTTCAGAAGTTAGGCTATGAACCTGGACCAATGGATGGCATTTATGGACCGCGAACAAAAAAAGCGGTTGTCGCTTTTCAACATCAGGAAGGATTAGAAGTGGACGGAAGCGCAGGTCCAATAACAACAAACAGGCTCAACGCCCGCACCTATCCCGGCTATCCCATTCACTTCGGCGCTGAAGGATCCGTGGTCAAACGAATCCAAAGAGCGGTCGGAACCACAGACGACGGCCACTTCGGCCCCTTAACAGAAGCTGCCGTGTGTGATTTCCAGCAACAGCATCGTCTTGAAATTGATGGTGTCGTAGGACCAATTACTTGGCGGAAGATATTTGGTAACCAGCATCCTTCGTAG
- a CDS encoding DUF4212 domain-containing protein: MKKMDPQKAKEYFRLRTTLIIIYLAIGALVSFGVVLFAESLQSFTVMGIPLPYYMGAQGAIITFIVLLFFNALISDVVDKKFGLIPKEDSGQNQAVNQ; the protein is encoded by the coding sequence GTGAAAAAAATGGATCCACAGAAGGCGAAAGAGTATTTTCGTTTACGAACGACTTTGATTATCATCTATCTCGCCATTGGGGCACTCGTATCTTTCGGAGTTGTTCTATTTGCCGAAAGTCTTCAGTCCTTTACAGTGATGGGCATCCCCCTTCCTTATTACATGGGAGCGCAGGGCGCTATTATTACGTTTATCGTACTTCTTTTCTTCAATGCCCTCATCAGTGATGTCGTTGATAAGAAGTTCGGTTTGATTCCAAAAGAAGATTCCGGTCAAAATCAAGCGGTTAACCAATAA